The sequence below is a genomic window from bacterium.
TGGTTCCGGACCGACTTCAAGTACATGGTCGAGGGCGGCGCACCGGAAAAAATCAGGATCCCCATTCCCTTTTACGTCATCCGACATCCCCGGGGCATCGTCCTCTTCGACAGCGGGCTCGGGGTTTCGTTTCTGGAGCAGTCCGATGCCTGGTGGCCCCATCGTCTCGTGAACCATTTTTTTCCGGCGGAGTTTCAACCGAAGGACGCGGCGGTCGAGCAATTGAAGGCGGAGGGGATCGCCCCGGAGGACGTGACGTACGTCGTCGTGTCCCACCTTCATTACGATCATGCCGGAGGACTCTTGGATTTTCCGAAGGCGACGATCGTCGTCTCCCGGGCGGAGTGGGAGCATGCGAATGTCGGACGCTGGAAGGCCCGGTTTCGAGGGGTCATGTCGGAACAATTGTCGGGACTCTCCGGCCGCGTGCAAGCCGTCGACTACGGTGATGGCGATCGCTTCGACCTCTTCGGCGACGGAGCTCTCATCCTCCTCTCGACCCCGGGCCATACGCCGGGTCATCAATCGCTCCTTGTCATGACCGGCTCGGGAAGAAAGG
It includes:
- a CDS encoding N-acyl homoserine lactonase family protein, which gives rise to MRPFEFMDFSHQVWHPITRMLRKSRLALFFALAVGLRASVLFASDGVTIAPKTTGWFRTDFKYMVEGGAPEKIRIPIPFYVIRHPRGIVLFDSGLGVSFLEQSDAWWPHRLVNHFFPAEFQPKDAAVEQLKAEGIAPEDVTYVVVSHLHYDHAGGLLDFPKATIVVSRAEWEHANVGRWKARFRGVMSEQLSGLSGRVQAVDYGDGDRFDLFGDGALILLSTPGHTPGHQSLLVMTGSGRKVLLTGDAVWVRENYQRPAPKSFFIRHLEEDAGPAWASTLKIREFAEKNPDALIIPGHDPSVWKELPSEIR